In Streptomyces sp. NBC_00569, a single genomic region encodes these proteins:
- a CDS encoding recombinase-like helix-turn-helix domain-containing protein, whose product MTTTWPYLDVHQSRTHEPTPYEYKLAATLEEVFTKDGHELTDVIRGLNARQVHAPDGAPWTEDSFRAEMHRLGA is encoded by the coding sequence GTGACCACCACCTGGCCGTACCTGGACGTCCACCAGTCCCGTACGCACGAACCCACCCCCTACGAGTACAAGCTGGCCGCCACCCTCGAAGAGGTCTTCACCAAGGACGGCCACGAACTCACCGACGTCATCCGTGGGCTCAATGCCCGTCAGGTCCACGCCCCCGACGGCGCCCCGTGGACCGAGGACTCGTTCCGCGCCGAGATGCACCGACTGGGAGCGTGA